In the genome of Hevea brasiliensis isolate MT/VB/25A 57/8 chromosome 14, ASM3005281v1, whole genome shotgun sequence, the window atttaaaataatattttattaatatataatattttatcaatatttaagtttttatataaaaaataaaaaaataatttacaaatttattttattaaatattaatttagtgttaattaaaaacaaaaagaaaataaatccGAAACTTGCTTAAAAGGgctttttcaaaaaataaaattaaaattaaaagaatttatttTAATCATGAAATAATCAAGGGCATTTAATACAACTTATTCATCTCACATATTTAGATTTTTAAGCCTGTGGTGGCTAAGTCCATACAATAATTTCTTCTCTCTACAGTTGGTTGTCCTACTTTCGCTGAACAAGAAAATAAAGGGTATATATAAATGGGCCAAAACCAAATCAAAATGGGCCAGTTTAGTGATGTGGCCTAATTCAAATTGAAGCCCACAATCCAATCTCTTTGGGCTGGGAATCTCCTAAATTGCATTTGAGGAAAATGGTTATCCCACATTCCACATTAATTAGTGAATAAGAATGGGCCAAGGGACACTATGAGATATGATTGAAAAGGATGCTTCTGTTTAAATAATTCTTGACCTTTTCAGCAATTCCAATTTATCATCAGTGGACACATCTAACCTTGAACCAAGACAAAAACAACAGATAGAAACAATTATATTTTCATTCactaattttgataatttaattatatttttaattatttattatatatatttttcaaaattttgatgtttatgtttgataaattatttatcAAATCTTATATAATTATGTGCGCAAGTATATATAGTGCTTTAAAAAATACATGTTTTGAAATCATTTAATAATTAGAAAGTATAAAAATTATAGTTAATTTCTGTCcacaattataaaaatataaaatacaaatatatatatatatatatatatatatatatatatatatatatatatataaatttatattattaaaataaaattactagTCATTTATCAATTGAAATCATTTGTAAAATTATCTAGCACAGGGCCTTATACACATGCAGTACTTACCATTCTTTTTCCTGTTCTTTCAACTACCCTTTAGAGAAGAGTAGAAGACCTAACTAACCTTTTCTTACGGTATAGTTGCTAATAAATACTATGCAAGTTTTTGACTTTCATTGGAATAAGCTTATTGTCATATTATATAAATATTCTGATATGAATACTCAATTCTTTTTTGTCCATCTCTTTGTCTTTACCAATTTGTTGACTCACATTGGATGTTTGAGTTCATCACATTTCACAACTCCGATCAACCGGAGCAATTTTCCTGCCGGCTTTATATTTGGAGCATCCTCAAGTGCTTACCAGGTGTGCTCTGCTGTGCGCACTGCACATGTATAATAAATTCTGTGTTTGTTTTAATTTCCTTTCCTAATTGCAatacaaaattattattaattgttTAGTATGAAGGAGCAACGCAAGTAGATGGAAGAGGACCAAGCATATGGGACACTTTCGTCAGGGATTTTCCAGGTCTCTTTTGTTTTCTCCTTTTCTTTATCAGGTTAATTTTGTTGGGTAAAGGACAGGAAACTGAAAATTACTTTTTATTCAAGATCACACTCAACTTAACAACTTGAAGTGCCCTTAAATAGGCATTATACATAGACTAGAAAATATCAGCAACGGAAAAGAGAAACCATTTGAATTAATAATCAAAATACAATCATTATATGTATAACAGTTACATTATAAAATTTTCCCAAAATTCCTAAGGCTTATAAGGAATATTTCAATTCAGTAGATAGTCAAATTTTCCATACAAACTTTATTATGAAGCTTCCCACTAAAATCCAATTTTATGACAGGTAAAATTGCAGACCATAGTACTGGAAATGTAGCAGAAGAATTTTATTATCTTTTTAAGGTATGATCCagagcaatatatatatatatatacacacacaaacTCCTTTCTCTATAGTCATATGAAGATTAAAACCTACAGGAGGACATTGCTAGGTTGAAAGAAATGGGGTTAGACTCCTTCAGATTCTCCTTCTCATGGTCTAGAATATTACCTAGTAAGAAcgtcatttcaatcaatttccgtGATCATTTCATACAAAATCCATTCGAATTAATTTCCTACATTATTGAAATTAATGGAATGCCATCTTGTTCTCAGAGGGAAAAATCGGTGGAGGAGTGAATCAGAGAGGCGTTGATTTCTACAATTTTCTCATTGATGAGCTCATATCAAATGGTAAAATTTTACTCTGTTATCACCAGAATTCAGATTCTCTCATGttgcctatatataagataatttcaAATCAAATGACTAAATTAATGGAAAATGATGTGGTGTAACCCAGAATAATCAACAATTCAGATTGTAGAATCTTGTTATCTGCTCTAAATTAATATCAAAGAAATAATTTGTCATCTAATTACTTCATCTTAAGCAGATATACAGCCATTAGTGACTTTATTCCATTGGGATGTTCCTCAATCCCTTGAAGATGAGTATGGTGGATTCCTAAGCTCTAATATTGTGTAAGTTAATTAATCAAGCCTTTTAATCAATATTAACTTGTAATTAATATTTGCAATTAATAATCAATCGATCATTTTTCCGACATATATAGGGATGATTATCGTGACTATGTGGATTTTTGCTTTAAAGAATTCGGCGACAGGGTGAAGTCTTGGATCACTTTGAATGAGCCCGACGTATTTGCTCTTAAAGGGTATGCAATTGGCATTGATGCCCCCGGTCGATGTTCTAGCTATATTGGAAATTGCACGGTGGGGAACTCCGCGACGGAGCCATATATGGTGGTTCATAACATCATTCTTTCTCATGCAACTGCTGTAAATTTATACAGGGAGAAATACAAGGTTtgcatatgtgtatatatatatagaagcagTCAAGTTTCTGCcgctaattaataattattttctttcccGGAATAATTGTTCAGCAATCcccaataataaaaaaattgatttctTTTTAGCCTTCTCAAAAGGGAAAAGTTGGGATTACAGTATCAGTCAGATGGATGGTGCCCAAATACCCCACAGTTTCTTGCATAAAGGCCGCCTCTAGAGCCCTGGATTTTTCATTTGGTTGGTGAGTGTTTTTCGTAATCTTcagtagaagaaaaaaaaaaaaaagaaaaaaatcatataatattgaaaacattattttattattattattattatcattattattattaacgtATAGGGTTGTGCATCCAATGGTATATGGTGACTACCCTGAGACCATGAGATACTTGGTGGGGACACGATTGCCTAATTTTACAGAAGCACAAGCCAAGATGGTTAAAGGGTCTCTTGATTTTGTTGGAGTAAATTATTATACTGCAAGATATGCAGAAAAAGTCACATCCTATAGCAGCATGTACCTAAGTTATACCACAGATAGCCGTGTTAATCTAACAAGTAAGTTCATTCATgaaattaattacatattaattataaGTTAATGTTGCTCTTGACAAAAAATATTTcactatattatttatttatttttttctggtTACAGCGGAGAAAAATGGAATTCCAATCGGTGAGCcggtatatttaattatatattttatttttttatttataatgagTTAAAATAAGAAGATATGAAGACttgaaatatattttaaaaataaaggaaaatcaaATAAATTGTCTTTAATTTACTTTCGCCtataaattaatgagaaaatttttagaatattaaataatatttattgtgtttaattaatttcttCAATTGTTTTTTTCAGGCATTTCCTACTTGGCTTTACATTTATCCGAGGGGAATTGGAGAATTTATGCTATATGTAAAGAAAGTATATAACAACCTTCCCATTATTATCACTGAGAATGGTAACAATCATATGATATACGTTACAAGTTCATGGTATAAATGCTTTTCACATAAATATCAAATATGTATAAttgcttcttttctttctttcaggGGTGGCTGATCCAAATAATGTCTCGATTCCCCTCAGTGATGCCCTAAATGATACTATAAGGATAAAATACCATTCTCACCATTTATCATATCTTCTAGCAGCTATCAAGTGAGTGCTTCTTTTTTCCCCCCTCTTTTGAGGATCGTCAGTGTTGATTTTAGTGCTTTGTGCTTCCTGATCTTCCAAAAAGTTAGGCCAATTAGATAGAAAATGCTAAACATTTTCATCAATGGATAATTATATtcaaatgttttaattttaaacCACATATCCTAATATTTAAGATTGAGAGTAATTATATACAATaaacttttttttattatcaattaTTGTTTCAagtgaataaaatttaaaattctctaaattaattttaacattttgACTATAATTACTCTCAAATTCAAAGATGgagaaatatattttatattatttaaaattagaatgtttagatataattatcaaataataaaaaCTTTGATTGGAAAGGCTAAAAAACTATATATGTTGAGAAATAATTATGATTTGTTTGGCAGGGATGGAGTTGACGTAAGAGGGTACTATGTATGGTCATTTCTGGATGACTTCGAGTGGGAACTTGGTTATACTGTTCGGTTTGGCATCAATTATATCGATTATGAAAATGGATTGAAAAGATATCCTAAGCTGTCTGCGTTATGGTTTAAAAATTTCCTCCACAAAGAGAATGTAATTGGCTCTTCTTTGTTGTACTCCGAATGattgatgaatatatatatatatatatatatatatatatatatatatatatatatatatatatatatatatatgatcacaattgcAATTTAAGATAAATTTCTCTCTCATTACTTGCTATTATacattgaaaaaaattattgatgGCAATAATTATTGCAGATaacaaattttaatgataataattttttttatataacagCAATTGTTCATATTTTTACTATATATTAACTTCTTACTATAAAATTCTTG includes:
- the LOC110669344 gene encoding beta-glucosidase 17-like isoform X2, coding for MFEFITFHNSDQPEQFSCRLYIWSILKCLPGATQVDGRGPSIWDTFVRDFPGKIADHSTGNVAEEFYYLFKEDIARLKEMGLDSFRFSFSWSRILPKGKIGGGVNQRGVDFYNFLIDELISNDIQPLVTLFHWDVPQSLEDEYGGFLSSNIVDDYRDYVDFCFKEFGDRVKSWITLNEPDVFALKGYAIGIDAPGRCSSYIGNCTVGNSATEPYMVVHNIILSHATAVNLYREKYKPSQKGKVGITVSVRWMVPKYPTVSCIKAASRALDFSFGWVVHPMVYGDYPETMRYLVGTRLPNFTEAQAKMVKGSLDFVGVNYYTARYAEKVTSYSSMYLSYTTDSRVNLTTEKNGIPIGEPAFPTWLYIYPRGIGEFMLYVKKVYNNLPIIITENGVADPNNVSIPLSDALNDTIRIKYHSHHLSYLLAAIKDGVDVRGYYVWSFLDDFEWELGYTVRFGINYIDYENGLKRYPKLSALWFKNFLHKENVIGSSLLYSE
- the LOC110669344 gene encoding beta-glucosidase 17-like isoform X4; the protein is MFEFITFHNSDQPEQFSCRLYIWSILKCLPGATQVDGRGPSIWDTFVRDFPEGKIGGGVNQRGVDFYNFLIDELISNDIQPLVTLFHWDVPQSLEDEYGGFLSSNIVDDYRDYVDFCFKEFGDRVKSWITLNEPDVFALKGYAIGIDAPGRCSSYIGNCTVGNSATEPYMVVHNIILSHATAVNLYREKYKPSQKGKVGITVSVRWMVPKYPTVSCIKAASRALDFSFGWVVHPMVYGDYPETMRYLVGTRLPNFTEAQAKMVKGSLDFVGVNYYTARYAEKVTSYSSMYLSYTTDSRVNLTTEKNGIPIGEPAFPTWLYIYPRGIGEFMLYVKKVYNNLPIIITENGVADPNNVSIPLSDALNDTIRIKYHSHHLSYLLAAIKDGVDVRGYYVWSFLDDFEWELGYTVRFGINYIDYENGLKRYPKLSALWFKNFLHKENVIGSSLLYSE
- the LOC110669344 gene encoding beta-glucosidase 17-like isoform X1 — its product is MNTQFFFVHLFVFTNLLTHIGCLSSSHFTTPINRSNFPAGFIFGASSSAYQYEGATQVDGRGPSIWDTFVRDFPGKIADHSTGNVAEEFYYLFKEDIARLKEMGLDSFRFSFSWSRILPKGKIGGGVNQRGVDFYNFLIDELISNDIQPLVTLFHWDVPQSLEDEYGGFLSSNIVDDYRDYVDFCFKEFGDRVKSWITLNEPDVFALKGYAIGIDAPGRCSSYIGNCTVGNSATEPYMVVHNIILSHATAVNLYREKYKPSQKGKVGITVSVRWMVPKYPTVSCIKAASRALDFSFGWVVHPMVYGDYPETMRYLVGTRLPNFTEAQAKMVKGSLDFVGVNYYTARYAEKVTSYSSMYLSYTTDSRVNLTTEKNGIPIGEPAFPTWLYIYPRGIGEFMLYVKKVYNNLPIIITENGVADPNNVSIPLSDALNDTIRIKYHSHHLSYLLAAIKDGVDVRGYYVWSFLDDFEWELGYTVRFGINYIDYENGLKRYPKLSALWFKNFLHKENVIGSSLLYSE
- the LOC110669344 gene encoding beta-glucosidase 17-like isoform X3; protein product: MNTQFFFVHLFVFTNLLTHIGCLSSSHFTTPINRSNFPAGFIFGASSSAYQYEGATQVDGRGPSIWDTFVRDFPEGKIGGGVNQRGVDFYNFLIDELISNDIQPLVTLFHWDVPQSLEDEYGGFLSSNIVDDYRDYVDFCFKEFGDRVKSWITLNEPDVFALKGYAIGIDAPGRCSSYIGNCTVGNSATEPYMVVHNIILSHATAVNLYREKYKPSQKGKVGITVSVRWMVPKYPTVSCIKAASRALDFSFGWVVHPMVYGDYPETMRYLVGTRLPNFTEAQAKMVKGSLDFVGVNYYTARYAEKVTSYSSMYLSYTTDSRVNLTTEKNGIPIGEPAFPTWLYIYPRGIGEFMLYVKKVYNNLPIIITENGVADPNNVSIPLSDALNDTIRIKYHSHHLSYLLAAIKDGVDVRGYYVWSFLDDFEWELGYTVRFGINYIDYENGLKRYPKLSALWFKNFLHKENVIGSSLLYSE